Proteins encoded by one window of Akkermansia muciniphila ATCC BAA-835:
- a CDS encoding FtsK/SpoIIIE family DNA translocase — MALDMQEHHAFEHEEGRSPVWIGMVWGVVSLLGGAALLAAMLTFDVREIGWSYLNGSGQVIPGTSNVLGTVGLYGAGIFYWTLGGMAWMLVVLLEWWGLYRLLHYGRLPRSVVYGGLFLLLFGCLFLAAGHVPGNEWVARHQVQGAGGLVGHLLGTGLFFPLAGRSAVLAFSGLGYLLALVYAAGMRPRPFCRAMLREWRAWRMNRKEKRLARQTALLAREAARVRASMEDAALSAPRPVRKGRASVPRLQRTGDDLESLYHEAAAVAPSKPEDSVPPPSAPRTQGRLPLAPRPRITVAEPAEMKPAPKEQPFSKLSTPPTEEFREYELPPFELLHYEEKPEGPTAEDKEEMLEIQQKIIDTLTTFRVDVTPGDITRGPTITRYEVYPARGVRVNTFDQYAKDIALATKAESVNIVAPIPGKDTVGIEIVNRKKVAVPLRELLQDPAFCSPKKKIPLALGKDVYGRTVIGDLASMPHLLVAGATGSGKSVCINSIISSMLLKFRPDELRLILVDPKVVEMQPYSKLPHLIVPVVTDPKKVPNALRWCVNEMEHRYHCFAKVGVRNFEAFNKRPPDVPAQETEEPEDGQVDEALAESIARDLESQGEWPVEEDDELDLEDDGVIPERFPYIVIIIDELADLMQTVGADIETNIGRLTQKARAAGIHLIVATQTPRRQVVTGTIKANIPTRIAFQVASGTDSRVILDRQGAEKLVGKGDLLYLPPGSAQVERAQGAFISDDEVEALVAHCASQAKQKFHEEVQKSLDEPSRGGADSPLDDAEEECYAKCLEVAVVERKVSTSLLQRRLSIGYGRAARMMDLLESRGIIAPADNTNRPRKVLVE; from the coding sequence ATGGCATTGGATATGCAGGAGCATCATGCATTTGAGCATGAAGAGGGGCGTTCCCCTGTTTGGATTGGAATGGTATGGGGCGTCGTGTCTTTGTTGGGGGGGGCGGCTCTTCTGGCTGCTATGCTGACATTTGATGTGCGGGAAATAGGCTGGAGTTATTTAAATGGTTCCGGGCAGGTAATTCCGGGTACCTCCAATGTGCTGGGAACGGTAGGATTGTATGGTGCGGGGATTTTTTATTGGACGCTGGGAGGCATGGCTTGGATGCTGGTTGTTCTGTTGGAGTGGTGGGGGCTTTACCGTCTGCTCCACTATGGAAGACTGCCCCGCAGCGTGGTTTACGGCGGTTTGTTCCTGCTGTTGTTCGGATGCCTGTTTCTGGCAGCCGGGCATGTGCCGGGAAATGAGTGGGTGGCTCGCCACCAGGTCCAGGGGGCCGGGGGGCTGGTGGGTCATTTGCTGGGAACTGGTTTGTTTTTTCCGTTGGCCGGCAGATCCGCTGTGCTGGCGTTTTCCGGGCTGGGCTATTTGCTGGCCTTGGTTTATGCCGCCGGGATGCGTCCCCGGCCGTTTTGCCGGGCCATGCTGCGGGAATGGCGTGCCTGGCGTATGAACAGGAAGGAAAAAAGACTGGCGCGACAGACCGCTCTGCTTGCCAGGGAAGCTGCCCGCGTGAGGGCCAGCATGGAAGATGCCGCTTTGTCCGCTCCCAGACCGGTTAGAAAGGGCCGGGCTTCCGTTCCCCGTCTGCAGCGCACCGGGGACGATCTGGAAAGTTTGTATCATGAAGCAGCGGCGGTTGCTCCGTCCAAGCCGGAGGATTCTGTTCCGCCTCCCAGCGCCCCGCGAACCCAGGGCCGCCTTCCCCTGGCTCCGCGCCCCAGGATTACCGTTGCGGAACCGGCGGAAATGAAGCCCGCGCCCAAAGAACAGCCTTTTTCCAAATTGTCCACTCCGCCCACGGAGGAATTCCGCGAGTATGAGCTGCCTCCATTTGAACTGCTGCATTATGAAGAAAAGCCGGAAGGCCCTACGGCAGAGGACAAGGAAGAAATGCTGGAAATACAGCAGAAGATTATTGATACTCTGACGACATTCCGCGTGGACGTGACGCCTGGGGATATTACCCGAGGCCCGACCATCACCCGTTATGAAGTGTATCCCGCGCGCGGCGTGCGCGTAAATACTTTTGACCAGTATGCGAAGGATATTGCGCTGGCGACCAAGGCGGAAAGCGTGAACATCGTGGCCCCCATTCCGGGCAAGGATACGGTAGGTATTGAAATCGTCAACCGGAAGAAGGTGGCCGTTCCCCTGCGGGAACTTTTGCAGGATCCCGCTTTTTGTTCCCCCAAGAAAAAGATTCCGCTGGCGCTGGGGAAGGACGTGTATGGACGTACCGTGATCGGGGACTTGGCGTCCATGCCGCACCTGTTGGTGGCCGGCGCCACCGGATCCGGAAAATCCGTGTGCATTAACAGCATTATTTCCTCCATGCTCCTGAAATTCCGCCCGGATGAACTGAGGCTTATTCTGGTGGATCCGAAAGTGGTGGAAATGCAGCCTTATTCCAAGCTGCCGCATCTGATTGTTCCGGTGGTGACGGATCCCAAGAAAGTTCCCAATGCCCTGCGTTGGTGCGTGAATGAAATGGAGCACCGCTATCATTGCTTTGCCAAGGTGGGTGTGCGAAACTTTGAAGCTTTCAACAAGCGCCCGCCGGATGTTCCTGCGCAAGAGACGGAGGAACCGGAAGACGGGCAGGTGGATGAAGCTTTGGCGGAATCCATTGCCAGAGACCTGGAATCCCAGGGGGAATGGCCTGTGGAAGAAGATGATGAACTGGATCTGGAGGACGACGGAGTTATTCCTGAACGCTTCCCCTACATCGTCATTATTATTGACGAACTTGCGGACCTGATGCAGACAGTAGGAGCGGACATAGAAACGAATATTGGACGTCTTACCCAAAAGGCCCGTGCCGCAGGCATCCACCTTATTGTGGCGACGCAGACGCCAAGAAGGCAGGTGGTGACGGGGACGATCAAGGCCAATATCCCGACGCGCATCGCTTTCCAGGTGGCGAGCGGTACGGATAGCCGTGTGATTTTGGACAGGCAGGGGGCGGAAAAACTGGTGGGCAAGGGAGACCTTCTGTATTTGCCGCCGGGTTCCGCCCAGGTGGAGCGGGCGCAGGGAGCCTTTATCTCTGACGATGAAGTGGAAGCCCTGGTGGCCCACTGTGCTTCCCAGGCCAAGCAGAAATTCCATGAAGAGGTTCAGAAGTCTCTGGACGAGCCTTCCCGCGGAGGTGCGGACAGTCCGCTGGATGACGCGGAAGAGGAATGCTATGCCAAGTGCCTGGAAGTGGCTGTTGTGGAACGTAAGGTAAGCACCTCTCTGCTGCAGCGGCGTTTGAGCATTGGATACGGCCGTGCAGCGCGCATGATGGATTTGCTGGAATCCCGCGGCATTATTGCCCCGGCGGATAATACCAACCGTCCACGCAAGGTGCTGGTGGAATGA
- a CDS encoding polysaccharide biosynthesis/export family protein, with protein MNTNNLINKAILCSLAMAGAALLPSCVSPKEVLYIQDVSGNSRETIKANYQTTIQKDDQLYIAVSSKQPELTAPFAMSEIGSASGTSSNKPKGYLVDAQGCIVLPVIGKMKAAGKTCSQLASDIAATLKSNDYIRDASVNVQIMNFKFSVLGEVNAPGTYTIEGQRVTILEAISRAGDLNIDGNRDVTLIRETNGTRQIASIDLRSKDLFTSPYYYIQQNDIIYVTPSDRKVNTRSDAAQWYGWGLSGLGVTLAVIALCL; from the coding sequence ATGAATACAAACAACCTCATCAATAAAGCCATTCTGTGCTCCCTGGCCATGGCCGGAGCCGCTCTCCTGCCTTCCTGCGTCAGCCCCAAGGAAGTCCTCTATATCCAGGATGTTTCCGGAAACTCCAGAGAAACCATCAAGGCAAACTACCAGACAACCATCCAGAAGGATGACCAGCTCTATATCGCGGTCAGCAGCAAGCAGCCGGAGCTCACCGCCCCCTTTGCCATGTCTGAAATCGGTTCCGCCAGCGGCACCTCCAGCAACAAACCCAAAGGATATCTGGTGGATGCCCAGGGCTGCATCGTCCTGCCCGTCATCGGCAAAATGAAGGCTGCGGGCAAAACCTGCTCCCAGCTGGCCTCCGACATTGCCGCGACTCTCAAGAGCAATGACTACATCCGGGATGCCTCCGTCAATGTTCAGATCATGAACTTCAAATTTTCCGTTCTGGGCGAAGTCAATGCTCCCGGAACCTACACTATTGAAGGCCAGCGCGTAACCATTCTTGAGGCCATCAGCCGGGCCGGAGACCTTAATATTGACGGCAACCGGGACGTCACGTTAATCAGGGAAACCAACGGAACCCGTCAAATCGCCAGCATCGACCTGCGCAGCAAGGATTTGTTCACTTCTCCTTATTATTACATCCAGCAAAACGACATCATTTACGTGACACCCTCAGACCGCAAGGTCAACACGCGCAGCGACGCTGCTCAATGGTACGGCTGGGGTCTCTCCGGGCTTGGTGTCACTCTGGCCGTGATCGCCCTGTGCCTGTAA
- a CDS encoding GumC family protein: MTNNTAPTPPVTENTEETALSLDTVLTILRRYWFIIILAALAGGTAAYYLAGKQNYIYQKTASVLMRDAKTGSDASSERIMAELNIDPNAANLANESLVLKSTALMNKVVEDLSLNTSYWQKKDFRELDLYHATPLLVHFEQIDKQRACTLNITPLDEKRFMLGHPNDQGELILLEGFYGKPLTLPFATISVHPTSLMTDAWNGKTVIVRHSPVLETANALLRGLTITRPDSKESSLLEMTLTSSNPQKAEDTLNHLIQVYNQISKDERNKASLKTKIFIRDRLKELGASLSDVDKKLTEFKTKSDIVKDADTTMSADFSTSQALEKEIFDLETQIKLASTLADNLKESERKHGLISVETGLPDSGIARQIEHYNEAYLEYQKIAGSAGSQNPIAVSLRDRMNSTRAAANKALSNYRSNLDLKLNQLINKRNSLTERLTETAIKEQEIIPLIREHKVKEELYLMLLSKEQENALAMAVTESNARVLETAHGSNLPISPKTIKYVAGGTAGGALLSILAFMGAAMLNNKVNNKHDLPAANRQPVIAELPQMSKKESKNTKLFIQDEHSVIAECFHILRNNVDSMLPRPEQGGHVILVTSTLPGEGKTFTSANLAAAFAYAGKKVLLIDGDFRKSSLTRRLGGSGRKGLTSILLQQTTDTTGIIRPLGENSRGMDILYTGPMVPNPVTLLSHPLLGHILGILKKQYDAVIIDAPPYGILADTAILASLSDITLYAVRSGKIDKRYLLQIQQLADQGKLPNMAYIINGVNFKSASYSYYGYGYGYQYGYGTKEPQQTSRKQDK; encoded by the coding sequence ATGACAAATAATACCGCTCCCACTCCGCCTGTTACGGAAAACACAGAAGAAACAGCTCTTTCCCTGGACACGGTGCTGACGATCCTGCGCCGTTACTGGTTCATCATCATTCTGGCAGCTCTCGCCGGAGGCACGGCGGCCTATTACCTGGCCGGCAAACAGAATTATATTTACCAAAAAACGGCCAGCGTCCTGATGCGCGATGCCAAAACAGGCAGCGACGCCTCTTCCGAACGCATCATGGCGGAATTGAACATAGACCCCAACGCCGCTAATCTGGCCAATGAAAGCCTCGTTCTCAAATCCACCGCATTAATGAACAAAGTGGTGGAAGACCTCAGCCTCAACACATCCTATTGGCAAAAAAAAGACTTCAGGGAGCTTGATCTTTACCATGCCACCCCCTTATTGGTGCACTTTGAACAGATCGACAAACAACGAGCCTGCACCCTGAACATCACGCCGCTGGATGAAAAACGCTTCATGCTTGGCCATCCCAATGATCAGGGGGAACTCATCCTGCTGGAAGGTTTTTACGGAAAACCGCTTACGCTTCCCTTTGCCACCATTTCCGTCCATCCCACCTCCCTGATGACCGACGCATGGAACGGAAAAACCGTCATCGTAAGACACTCTCCCGTTCTTGAAACCGCCAACGCCCTGCTCCGTGGCCTGACAATTACCCGTCCAGACTCCAAGGAATCCAGCCTTCTGGAGATGACTCTGACATCCAGCAATCCCCAGAAAGCCGAAGACACGCTCAACCACCTTATCCAGGTTTACAACCAAATTTCCAAGGACGAACGGAACAAGGCGTCCCTTAAAACGAAAATCTTCATTAGGGATCGACTAAAAGAACTTGGAGCCTCCCTGAGCGACGTGGACAAAAAACTTACCGAATTTAAAACGAAGAGTGACATCGTCAAAGATGCGGACACAACCATGAGCGCGGACTTCAGCACCTCCCAGGCGCTGGAAAAGGAAATCTTTGATCTTGAAACCCAAATCAAACTGGCGTCCACCCTTGCTGACAATCTCAAGGAAAGCGAACGCAAACATGGGCTGATCTCCGTAGAAACCGGTCTTCCCGATTCCGGCATCGCCCGGCAGATAGAACATTACAATGAGGCTTATCTGGAATATCAGAAAATCGCCGGAAGCGCCGGCTCCCAAAACCCGATTGCCGTGAGCTTGAGGGACAGGATGAATTCCACCAGAGCGGCGGCTAACAAAGCTCTCTCCAACTACCGCAGCAATCTGGATCTCAAACTTAACCAGCTTATTAACAAAAGGAATTCCCTGACTGAACGCCTGACGGAAACTGCCATCAAGGAACAGGAAATCATTCCGCTTATCCGTGAACACAAGGTTAAGGAAGAACTGTACCTGATGCTGTTGAGCAAGGAACAGGAAAACGCCCTGGCCATGGCGGTAACGGAATCCAATGCCCGGGTACTGGAAACCGCCCATGGCTCCAACCTCCCTATCTCTCCTAAAACCATTAAATACGTCGCCGGAGGAACGGCAGGCGGAGCCCTGCTCAGTATCCTGGCCTTCATGGGAGCGGCCATGTTGAACAATAAGGTCAACAACAAGCATGACCTCCCCGCTGCAAACAGGCAGCCGGTCATTGCCGAACTGCCTCAAATGAGCAAAAAAGAAAGCAAAAACACCAAGCTTTTCATTCAGGACGAACATTCCGTCATCGCGGAATGCTTCCACATTCTGCGCAATAACGTAGATTCCATGCTCCCCAGGCCGGAACAGGGAGGACACGTCATTCTGGTCACCTCCACCCTCCCCGGAGAAGGGAAAACCTTCACCTCCGCCAATCTGGCCGCCGCTTTCGCCTATGCCGGCAAAAAAGTACTGCTTATTGACGGGGATTTCCGCAAATCCTCCCTGACCCGGCGTCTCGGCGGTTCCGGACGCAAAGGACTCACTTCCATCCTGCTCCAACAGACCACCGACACCACCGGCATCATTCGCCCCCTGGGAGAAAACTCCCGCGGCATGGATATCCTTTACACCGGCCCCATGGTGCCCAATCCGGTCACCCTGCTCAGCCATCCCCTGTTGGGCCATATCCTCGGCATCCTGAAAAAACAGTATGATGCCGTCATCATCGACGCTCCGCCCTACGGCATTCTGGCAGACACCGCCATTCTGGCATCCCTGAGCGATATTACCCTGTACGCCGTGCGCAGCGGAAAAATCGACAAACGGTATCTGCTCCAAATCCAGCAACTGGCCGATCAGGGAAAACTGCCCAATATGGCGTACATCATCAACGGCGTCAACTTCAAGTCCGCCAGCTACAGCTACTATGGCTATGGCTACGGCTACCAGTATGGCTACGGGACCAAAGAACCGCAGCAAACCAGCAGGAAACAAGATAAATAA
- a CDS encoding CpsB/CapC family capsule biosynthesis tyrosine phosphatase codes for MFGNLFTPRYATSSLFPDGMDMHTHILWGVDDGAACLEESLGIIRRLKAMGLKGAYCTPHIMARYPDNTPDFLRRRFDQLLADTREEQFQLRLAAEYMLDNQFHEQLRRYTPLTYDGIHLLVELPQYYLPGAWKDMISSVRDMGYVPVLAHPERYGRLLQQEDFLQLARQEGVKYQGNVGSLKGFYGKSAAALAQTFHTRQLYEWWGTDSHNIAMAKRMPLKN; via the coding sequence ATGTTCGGCAACCTGTTCACCCCCCGGTATGCGACATCCAGCCTTTTTCCGGACGGCATGGACATGCACACCCATATTCTATGGGGGGTGGACGACGGAGCCGCCTGCCTTGAAGAAAGCCTGGGCATCATTCGCCGACTCAAGGCCATGGGACTCAAAGGAGCTTACTGCACCCCCCATATCATGGCGCGCTACCCGGATAATACGCCCGATTTCCTGCGCCGCCGTTTCGACCAGCTGCTTGCCGACACCAGGGAAGAACAATTCCAGCTTCGGCTCGCGGCGGAATACATGCTGGACAACCAGTTCCATGAGCAGCTGCGCCGATACACTCCCCTGACCTACGACGGAATCCACCTGCTGGTGGAACTGCCCCAGTACTACCTTCCCGGCGCCTGGAAGGACATGATCAGCTCCGTTCGGGACATGGGATACGTCCCTGTCCTGGCGCACCCTGAACGCTATGGCCGCCTCCTGCAACAGGAAGATTTCCTCCAACTGGCCCGGCAGGAAGGCGTCAAATATCAGGGCAATGTCGGCTCCCTGAAAGGATTTTACGGCAAATCCGCCGCAGCCCTGGCACAAACGTTCCACACCCGTCAACTTTACGAATGGTGGGGGACAGACAGCCACAACATCGCCATGGCCAAACGCATGCCTCTGAAAAACTAA
- a CDS encoding sugar transferase has translation MSAPITNIPFSNPLYRNHNFYRRYGKRALDFTGALFGLICLFPVLAILAILLAIVQRTSPFFLQKRIGHGLKPFHIIKFKTMKDTRDKEGNLLPDEERTTVLGSLLRSTSLDELPELINVLLGDMSFIGPRPWIPDQMAIFTPSTRKKRMSLRPGITGLAQIRGRNNLTFRQRVCYDLSYQRHLTFRYDLNILFYTFLKVVEREGIQQRPDALSTPARVLKPRDLMTYGLKENTQLILRSIRKEPVPSLSVPDHPLTPKDLPTKGLRANTQLIMRSRQKSVQ, from the coding sequence ATGTCAGCCCCTATAACTAATATCCCCTTCAGCAACCCGCTGTATCGTAATCATAATTTTTACAGACGCTACGGAAAACGCGCCCTGGATTTCACGGGTGCACTCTTCGGCCTTATATGCCTGTTTCCGGTATTAGCCATTCTGGCTATTCTGCTGGCCATCGTCCAGCGGACATCTCCCTTCTTCCTGCAAAAGCGCATCGGGCACGGCCTCAAACCCTTTCATATCATCAAATTCAAAACCATGAAAGACACCAGGGACAAGGAAGGGAACCTGCTCCCGGACGAAGAACGCACAACAGTCCTGGGCTCCCTGCTGCGCAGCACCTCCCTGGACGAACTGCCTGAACTCATCAACGTTCTGCTGGGGGACATGAGCTTTATCGGCCCACGCCCCTGGATTCCCGATCAAATGGCCATTTTTACCCCTTCCACCCGGAAAAAAAGAATGTCCCTGCGCCCGGGCATCACGGGGCTGGCCCAGATTCGCGGGCGCAACAACCTCACCTTCCGCCAGCGGGTATGTTATGACCTGAGCTACCAACGCCACCTGACCTTTCGGTACGACCTGAATATCCTTTTTTACACCTTCCTCAAGGTTGTCGAGAGAGAAGGCATTCAACAGCGACCGGATGCCCTGAGCACACCGGCCCGTGTACTGAAGCCCAGGGATTTGATGACCTACGGATTAAAAGAAAATACGCAACTCATCTTAAGAAGTATCCGAAAAGAACCCGTCCCATCCTTGAGCGTACCCGACCATCCCTTGACCCCCAAAGACCTGCCGACCAAAGGCCTTAGGGCAAATACCCAGCTTATCATGAGGAGCCGTCAGAAAAGCGTCCAATAA
- a CDS encoding glycosyltransferase family 2 protein, with protein sequence MKISVITVCYNSIATLQDTLESILRQTYPDVESIVVDGASKDGTVELIEKYSHQFSGRMKWLSEPDKGIYDAMNKGIGMATGDVIGFLNADDYYQDGNVLEAIAEAFARHGTDAVHGNLHYINGAREIVRTWRGTEYTPGSFQRGWNPAHPTFYCKKDCFTRYGGFDPAIGSAADFELMMRFIEKNSISTAYIDRDMVFMRTGGSSTAGLRAILRNTRQNKQAFKKNGIPYPWHYGVTRLLAKAGSMRNPILYLFKTR encoded by the coding sequence ATGAAAATTTCAGTCATTACGGTTTGTTATAACAGCATTGCAACGCTGCAAGACACGCTGGAAAGCATTCTGCGGCAAACCTACCCGGACGTGGAAAGCATTGTGGTGGACGGGGCCAGCAAGGATGGAACCGTGGAATTGATTGAAAAATACAGTCATCAATTTTCCGGCCGCATGAAATGGCTATCCGAGCCGGACAAGGGAATTTATGATGCCATGAACAAGGGGATAGGCATGGCCACGGGAGATGTCATCGGCTTTCTGAATGCGGATGACTATTACCAGGACGGAAACGTGCTGGAAGCCATCGCCGAAGCGTTTGCCCGGCATGGGACGGACGCTGTGCACGGCAATCTGCACTACATCAACGGAGCAAGGGAAATCGTACGCACATGGCGCGGAACGGAGTACACTCCCGGTTCCTTCCAGCGCGGCTGGAACCCGGCGCACCCCACGTTCTATTGTAAAAAGGACTGCTTTACCCGTTACGGCGGCTTTGATCCTGCTATAGGCAGCGCGGCGGACTTTGAGCTGATGATGCGCTTTATAGAAAAAAACAGCATTTCCACCGCCTATATCGACCGCGACATGGTATTCATGCGCACCGGAGGCTCCAGTACGGCGGGCTTGAGAGCCATTCTGAGGAATACGCGCCAGAACAAGCAGGCATTCAAAAAAAACGGCATCCCTTACCCGTGGCATTACGGAGTAACCCGGCTGCTGGCCAAGGCTGGCAGTATGCGCAATCCCATCCTTTATCTGTTCAAAACCCGTTAA
- a CDS encoding glycosyltransferase, translating into MNLIFYFDQPILPHAGGTERAAYLLAQALSRHGHRISFLSLQQADVPPGGLPYFTLPRQDTLFCRENREYVENLCSAQKTDGIINCGANQDDSFFFSHEHLDIRASIISWISFDVRTGLDYFSCLLRKDFSTWGNTMKTLLRHALLPCKKHAAVSNKRRKYRDMFRGSDKVVFLSPRYTEDALQLAGPPERARLYAIPNLLTYDPVQPDLSGKENAVLYVGRMADSPKKVDRLLNVWKKVQPLHPDWHLYLVGDGPERGNLERMAARLKLENVHFEGVQEPAPYYRKARILCLTSTHEGMPMVINEALSYGCFPVVFNSFHAAEDMLPNRETGRLIPPFSLRLFARELDELMSGPYIPPCTKVLTNYHPEKVIPLWMECLQDQP; encoded by the coding sequence ATGAACCTGATTTTCTATTTTGACCAACCCATCCTGCCCCATGCGGGAGGAACGGAACGGGCGGCATATCTTCTGGCGCAAGCCCTGTCGCGGCACGGCCACCGTATTTCCTTTCTGTCTCTCCAACAGGCGGATGTTCCTCCCGGCGGACTGCCTTATTTCACCCTTCCGCGGCAGGACACGCTCTTCTGCAGGGAAAACAGGGAATATGTGGAAAATCTATGCTCCGCACAAAAGACGGACGGCATCATCAACTGCGGGGCCAATCAGGATGACTCCTTTTTCTTCAGCCATGAACACCTTGACATCCGGGCTTCCATCATTTCCTGGATTTCCTTTGACGTCCGCACAGGGCTGGATTATTTCTCCTGCCTGCTCCGGAAGGATTTCTCCACCTGGGGCAATACCATGAAAACGCTGTTGCGCCATGCGCTGCTACCCTGTAAAAAACACGCGGCCGTCAGCAACAAGAGGAGGAAATACAGGGATATGTTCCGCGGGTCGGACAAGGTGGTCTTTCTCTCCCCCCGGTATACGGAAGACGCCCTCCAGCTGGCGGGCCCCCCGGAAAGGGCCCGGCTGTACGCCATTCCCAACCTGCTGACTTATGATCCCGTCCAGCCTGACCTTTCCGGGAAGGAAAACGCCGTTCTTTATGTGGGACGGATGGCGGACTCTCCCAAAAAGGTGGATCGCCTGCTGAATGTCTGGAAGAAAGTGCAGCCGCTTCATCCGGACTGGCATCTGTACCTGGTGGGGGACGGCCCGGAACGCGGCAATCTGGAGCGGATGGCGGCGCGCCTGAAACTGGAAAACGTCCATTTTGAGGGAGTTCAGGAACCCGCGCCCTATTACCGCAAGGCCAGAATACTCTGCCTCACCTCCACCCACGAAGGCATGCCCATGGTAATTAACGAAGCTCTCTCCTACGGCTGTTTTCCTGTAGTTTTCAACAGTTTCCACGCTGCTGAAGACATGCTGCCGAACCGGGAGACGGGACGTCTCATCCCGCCCTTCAGCTTGCGCCTCTTCGCGCGGGAACTGGATGAACTGATGAGCGGCCCCTACATCCCGCCCTGCACCAAAGTATTAACGAACTATCACCCGGAAAAGGTCATTCCCCTGTGGATGGAATGCCTGCAGGACCAGCCATGA
- a CDS encoding glycosyltransferase: protein MPAGPAMSNIVIYLPNESLGKQGGMERATHQLAAMLAGEGHRVTLLCRNKNRLGEEYVPPTDLVFIPAALSRKEEQNFLLNLIREREIESIIDQTEGGIVGRWGIFRHRGHMNGVSVKLIAVQHSSQYTYLKHYRTVNRRPSGRGLIGKACSFFYHTLILALKKYRAILLQRSLFRELASDYDRIVTLSKGGIEEFKKLCPSVPGNKLVCIPNIVEPAVLSKEERKEPRCLFVGRLDNPSKGVDRLLRIWEKVEKTCPEWHLDIVGDGPDADMLKDSAQKLGLSRIAFHGFQNPEPYYSRASVFCMTSTFEGFGLVLVEAMQHGCVPVAFDSYPAVRDIISHGENGILVPPFQEEIYSNALTSLINNPGELEKFSRHSLVTSRNFSSSNLAARWAAIL, encoded by the coding sequence ATGCCTGCAGGACCAGCCATGAGCAACATCGTCATCTATCTTCCCAATGAATCCCTGGGCAAACAGGGAGGCATGGAACGGGCCACTCATCAGCTGGCCGCCATGCTTGCCGGTGAAGGCCACCGGGTAACGCTCCTCTGCAGAAACAAAAACAGGCTGGGGGAAGAATACGTGCCTCCGACGGATCTCGTGTTCATTCCCGCAGCCCTCAGCCGGAAGGAAGAACAGAATTTCCTGCTTAACCTTATCCGGGAAAGAGAAATTGAGAGCATCATTGACCAGACGGAAGGCGGGATTGTGGGGCGGTGGGGAATCTTCCGGCATCGCGGGCACATGAACGGGGTTTCCGTCAAACTCATTGCCGTACAGCACAGTTCCCAATATACCTATCTGAAACATTACCGGACCGTCAACCGGAGGCCCTCCGGACGCGGCCTCATCGGCAAGGCATGTTCATTTTTCTATCATACGCTTATACTGGCATTAAAAAAATACAGGGCAATTTTGCTTCAGCGCAGCCTGTTCCGGGAACTGGCTTCAGACTATGACCGGATAGTGACGCTTTCGAAAGGGGGCATTGAAGAATTCAAAAAACTGTGCCCCTCCGTCCCCGGGAACAAGCTCGTCTGCATTCCCAATATCGTGGAACCGGCCGTTCTCTCCAAGGAAGAGAGAAAAGAACCGCGCTGCCTGTTTGTCGGCAGGCTGGACAACCCCTCAAAAGGAGTGGACAGGCTTCTGCGCATATGGGAAAAAGTGGAAAAAACATGTCCGGAATGGCATCTGGACATTGTGGGCGACGGACCGGATGCAGATATGCTTAAGGATTCCGCCCAAAAACTGGGGCTTTCCCGAATTGCCTTTCACGGCTTCCAGAATCCGGAGCCTTACTATTCCAGAGCCTCCGTATTCTGCATGACTTCCACGTTTGAAGGGTTCGGCCTTGTTCTTGTAGAGGCCATGCAGCACGGGTGCGTTCCTGTTGCCTTTGACAGCTACCCTGCCGTCCGGGATATTATCTCCCACGGGGAAAACGGCATCCTCGTTCCCCCCTTTCAGGAAGAAATTTACTCGAACGCCCTCACATCCCTTATCAACAATCCCGGCGAACTGGAAAAATTCAGCCGGCACAGCCTCGTCACATCCAGAAACTTCAGCTCCTCAAACCTGGCGGCCAGGTGGGCCGCCATTCTGTAA